In Flavobacterium cerinum, one genomic interval encodes:
- a CDS encoding DUF417 family protein, producing the protein MDKLFAYAARLQETGIQVTRIGLIVVLVWIGGLKAFRYEANGIVPFVSNSPFMSFFYNYDAPDYKMHMNKEGEYKPENIAWHKENNTYGFSYGLGALIVGIGILIALYPVAPGVSAVGSFLAFGMSFVTLSFLITTPEAWVPDLGDAQHGFPYLSGAGRLVIKDAIMMGAALVTMSQAARRYLELKKSDLV; encoded by the coding sequence ATGGACAAATTATTTGCATATGCAGCCCGTTTACAGGAAACCGGAATTCAGGTAACCCGAATCGGTTTAATCGTTGTTTTGGTATGGATCGGAGGACTTAAAGCCTTTCGTTATGAGGCAAACGGAATTGTCCCTTTTGTGTCAAATAGTCCGTTTATGAGTTTCTTTTACAACTATGATGCTCCGGATTACAAAATGCATATGAATAAAGAAGGAGAATACAAACCGGAAAATATTGCATGGCATAAAGAAAACAATACCTATGGCTTTTCGTATGGATTGGGTGCTTTGATTGTGGGTATCGGAATATTAATTGCCTTATATCCTGTTGCTCCCGGCGTTTCTGCGGTTGGAAGTTTTCTGGCATTTGGGATGTCTTTCGTTACCTTATCGTTTCTGATCACCACTCCTGAAGCCTGGGTTCCGGATTTAGGAGATGCTCAACATGGATTTCCTTATTTAAGCGGAGCCGGAAGACTCGTTATTAAAGATGCTATTATGATGGGCGCTGCATTGGTAACAATGAGTCAGGCAGCCCGACGCTATCTGGAGCTTAAAAAAAGTGACTTAGTTTAA
- a CDS encoding helix-turn-helix domain-containing protein, with product MLTNTITLEIKKASKESTPILTTEILIENESWPLHTNYFAILWIHSGKGIVETDLMKVKYTENQVFCFNTYQAFALHSKGSTKATLLLFHANFFCIETYHHQVGCNGVLFNNIYATSQIPILPQDREELKSLFNTIKNEIKEEELASNELVFSYLKIFLIKLTRIKNEIDTVINPNTPILPDYLSELTNLINEHYLSEHQPAFYADKLHLTVKTLSTATKQYYQKTVSALIAEKLILKAKWELLHTNTQIKTIASDLGFQDEYYFSRFFKKHIGLSPKHFREEEWKIRKGFLSIP from the coding sequence ATGCTAACCAATACCATTACGCTCGAAATTAAAAAGGCTTCAAAAGAAAGTACACCGATACTGACTACTGAAATTTTGATCGAGAATGAGAGTTGGCCATTACACACTAATTATTTTGCTATTTTATGGATTCACAGCGGTAAAGGAATTGTCGAAACGGATCTGATGAAAGTGAAATACACTGAAAATCAGGTATTCTGTTTTAATACTTATCAAGCTTTTGCCTTGCATTCTAAAGGAAGTACTAAAGCAACGCTTCTTTTATTCCATGCTAATTTCTTTTGTATTGAAACCTATCACCATCAGGTAGGTTGTAATGGCGTACTATTTAACAATATTTACGCAACTTCTCAAATTCCGATTCTGCCGCAGGATCGTGAGGAATTAAAATCATTATTCAATACAATTAAGAACGAGATTAAAGAAGAAGAGCTCGCTTCTAATGAACTGGTATTTTCTTATCTCAAAATTTTCCTGATCAAACTAACACGGATAAAAAATGAGATTGATACGGTTATAAACCCGAATACTCCTATCCTACCAGATTATCTTTCGGAATTAACCAATCTGATTAATGAACATTATTTATCCGAACATCAACCGGCTTTTTATGCTGATAAATTACATTTGACTGTCAAAACGTTGAGTACGGCAACAAAACAATATTATCAGAAAACCGTTTCCGCGTTAATCGCTGAAAAACTGATTCTAAAAGCCAAATGGGAATTACTGCACACCAATACACAGATTAAAACGATAGCTTCCGATCTTGGTTTTCAGGATGAATATTATTTTAGTCGGTTTTTTAAAAAACACATCGGACTATCGCCAAAACATTTCCGTGAAGAGGAATGGAAAATAAGAAAAGGATTTTTGTCCATCCCTTAG
- a CDS encoding spermidine synthase: MLSKRLLSYFIPIKIHQKKSEINKNLEVTWTNGQLVMDSKNTNYSYGSLQRILRKGLHYIGFERIRNFTNILVLGVAGGSVVKTLTDEIRYKGKITGVELDPQTIELAKKYFEIDQIPNFTIVLDDAFEFVLKTREKYDLIIIDVFQDTVMPNFLFEDFFINRVNYLLNVNGFILFNTMVLNDNQKQRNLDYRSRFDQNYSVRMYPKVEEHNELFTIKKLM, from the coding sequence ATGCTATCTAAAAGATTACTGAGTTACTTCATTCCAATTAAAATTCACCAAAAAAAATCAGAAATAAATAAAAATCTGGAAGTTACCTGGACCAACGGACAATTGGTTATGGATTCTAAAAACACGAATTATTCTTACGGGAGTTTACAGCGAATTCTACGTAAAGGGCTCCATTATATCGGTTTTGAAAGAATTCGTAACTTTACTAATATATTAGTATTAGGCGTTGCCGGCGGTAGTGTTGTTAAGACATTGACCGATGAAATCCGTTATAAAGGAAAAATAACAGGAGTTGAACTCGATCCGCAAACCATTGAACTGGCTAAAAAATACTTTGAGATAGACCAAATTCCGAATTTCACGATTGTATTAGACGATGCTTTCGAGTTTGTATTAAAAACCCGTGAAAAATATGACCTGATTATTATTGATGTATTTCAGGATACCGTGATGCCTAATTTCTTATTTGAGGATTTCTTTATCAACCGGGTTAACTATCTGTTGAATGTAAATGGATTTATTTTGTTTAATACGATGGTTTTAAATGATAATCAAAAGCAAAGGAATCTGGATTACCGTTCCCGATTTGATCAAAATTATTCCGTTCGAATGTATCCTAAAGTTGAAGAACACAATGAATTATTTACTATCAAAAAACTGATGTAA
- a CDS encoding 1-acyl-sn-glycerol-3-phosphate acyltransferase: MKQILYRWIFFKQMGWSIEGTIAPEIKKCVMIVVPHTSWHDFYLGVFTRGILNQEMNFVAKKELFRFPLGVYFRWMGGAPLNRQKNENKVDAIAKVFADKAVFRLAIAPEGTRKKVTEWKTGFYYIALKAGVPIIPVAFDYGKKQVKIGAPFYPTGNKEADFEKLEQHYIGVIGKIPEYSFTPEKK; encoded by the coding sequence ATGAAACAAATTCTTTACCGTTGGATATTCTTTAAACAGATGGGTTGGTCGATTGAAGGAACCATTGCTCCTGAAATCAAAAAATGTGTTATGATTGTCGTACCACATACCAGTTGGCATGATTTTTATCTCGGCGTTTTTACAAGAGGTATTTTAAATCAGGAAATGAATTTTGTTGCTAAAAAGGAATTATTTCGTTTTCCGTTAGGTGTTTATTTCAGATGGATGGGTGGCGCACCGTTAAATAGACAAAAAAATGAGAATAAAGTAGATGCTATTGCTAAAGTTTTTGCAGACAAAGCTGTTTTTCGCCTTGCCATTGCTCCGGAAGGAACCCGAAAAAAAGTAACGGAATGGAAAACGGGTTTCTATTATATTGCACTTAAAGCCGGAGTACCTATTATACCCGTTGCATTTGACTACGGTAAAAAGCAAGTAAAAATCGGAGCTCCTTTTTATCCTACCGGAAATAAGGAAGCGGATTTTGAAAAATTAGAGCAACATTACATCGGAGTAATCGGAAAAATACCGGAATACAGCTTCACACCCGAAAAAAAATAA
- a CDS encoding helix-turn-helix domain-containing protein — MVNTDDFIKRLEIVLDYYGLSASAFADSIGVQRSSLSHLLSGRNKPSLDFILKIIAYYPEVDLYWILNGKGSFPKPETEEVIQPALPTSFPDLFSGNEEPAKNPAESKNNLFVTDTDEIERIVIFYKNGTFKNYTPK, encoded by the coding sequence ATGGTAAACACTGATGATTTTATAAAGCGACTGGAAATAGTGTTGGATTATTATGGTCTTTCTGCTTCTGCTTTTGCGGATTCGATCGGTGTGCAACGATCCAGTTTGTCGCATCTACTCTCCGGACGAAATAAACCCAGTTTGGATTTTATTCTTAAAATAATTGCCTATTACCCTGAAGTTGATTTGTACTGGATTTTGAACGGTAAAGGAAGTTTTCCCAAACCGGAAACAGAAGAAGTAATACAACCGGCCTTACCTACTTCATTTCCGGATTTATTTTCCGGAAATGAAGAACCGGCTAAAAATCCGGCAGAATCAAAAAATAATTTATTTGTAACAGATACAGATGAAATAGAGCGAATCGTTATTTTTTATAAAAACGGTACGTTTAAAAACTATACTCCAAAATAA
- a CDS encoding M14 family metallopeptidase: MEFKALYQDYKEETLSGRYITNNHIEPLLNKLASDFKITTAGLSVNKQPIYTIEVGTGDQKIYMWSQMHGNESTTTKALFDFINLLNSNSSLAKALKETFRFMIIPIANPDGATAYTRVNANAVDLNRDSVNLSQPESRLLRHIYDNFQPDYCFNLHDQRTIFGAGNTGKPATVSFLAPAYNENRDINTVREKAIGIIVAINEELQKYIPGQVGRFDDSFNNNCIGDCFQSLGTPTILFEAGHYPNDYEREVTREYIFIAYLVAMLTISKSEHVSNKTVEYFEIPQNMIVFFDFIYKNIKIDAADNQKITNFAAQYKETLENDKINFEAYIAEIGTLSEYFGHTVYDFKEETILNEKGFVPVINDKADFLVGNKQKIVNGLLKK; the protein is encoded by the coding sequence GTGGAATTTAAAGCGCTATATCAGGATTATAAGGAAGAAACACTTTCCGGACGTTATATTACTAACAACCATATTGAACCGTTATTAAACAAACTTGCTTCTGATTTTAAAATTACTACAGCGGGATTGTCAGTAAATAAACAACCGATATACACCATTGAAGTCGGTACAGGTGATCAAAAAATATACATGTGGTCACAAATGCACGGCAATGAGTCGACAACAACAAAAGCGTTATTTGATTTTATTAATCTTTTAAACAGCAATTCATCACTTGCAAAAGCATTAAAGGAAACGTTCCGTTTTATGATCATTCCAATTGCAAATCCGGATGGCGCCACAGCTTACACCAGGGTAAATGCTAATGCTGTAGATTTAAACCGCGATTCTGTAAACCTTAGTCAGCCGGAAAGCCGGTTATTACGCCATATATACGATAATTTTCAACCGGATTACTGTTTTAATCTACATGATCAACGTACAATTTTCGGTGCCGGAAATACCGGAAAACCCGCTACTGTTTCTTTTTTAGCTCCGGCTTATAATGAAAATAGAGATATAAACACTGTTCGTGAAAAAGCTATTGGCATTATTGTTGCAATAAACGAGGAGTTGCAAAAATATATTCCGGGACAGGTAGGACGTTTTGACGATTCCTTTAATAATAATTGTATAGGAGACTGTTTTCAGTCATTAGGAACGCCGACAATTCTTTTTGAAGCCGGACATTATCCGAATGACTATGAAAGAGAAGTGACAAGAGAATATATCTTTATAGCCTATTTAGTTGCAATGCTAACTATTTCAAAAAGTGAACATGTTAGCAATAAAACGGTAGAATATTTCGAAATTCCTCAAAATATGATTGTCTTTTTTGATTTTATTTATAAAAATATCAAAATTGATGCTGCGGATAACCAAAAAATTACTAATTTCGCAGCCCAATATAAGGAAACCCTTGAAAATGATAAAATTAACTTCGAGGCTTATATTGCGGAGATAGGGACATTATCGGAATATTTCGGGCATACAGTGTACGATTTTAAAGAAGAAACGATTCTTAATGAGAAAGGATTCGTACCGGTAATTAATGACAAAGCTGATTTTTTAGTAGGAAATAAACAGAAAATTGTTAATGGTTTGCTAAAAAAATAA
- a CDS encoding Lrp/AsnC family transcriptional regulator produces the protein MSKFRLDEVDHQILDMLIDNTRVPFTDIAKKLLISAGTVHVRVKKMEDAGIIQGSSLTLDYEKLGYSFIAYVGVFLHNTSQTKFVLERINEIPFVTVAHVTTGKFNIFCKIRAKDTKHAKEVIFMIDDIDGVYRTETMISLEESINDKKRLMHTIFKDM, from the coding sequence ATGAGTAAGTTTCGTTTGGATGAAGTAGATCATCAAATTTTAGACATGTTGATTGATAATACGCGAGTACCTTTTACCGATATTGCTAAAAAATTGTTGATCTCTGCTGGTACTGTTCACGTACGAGTTAAAAAAATGGAAGATGCAGGAATTATTCAAGGGTCTTCGTTAACATTAGATTACGAGAAATTAGGATATTCTTTTATAGCTTACGTTGGAGTTTTCCTTCATAACACTTCTCAAACCAAGTTTGTATTAGAGCGTATTAACGAAATTCCTTTTGTTACCGTAGCGCACGTTACTACAGGGAAATTCAATATCTTCTGTAAAATTAGAGCGAAAGACACTAAACACGCTAAAGAAGTTATCTTTATGATTGATGATATTGATGGTGTTTACAGAACGGAAACGATGATTTCATTGGAAGAAAGCATCAATGATAAAAAACGTTTGATGCATACGATTTTTAAAGATATGTAA
- a CDS encoding DinB family protein, producing MKPTELDPSEYAPYYQTYINALDPAIDLIEELEISLYSTIKFIQDIPMDKFDYRYAEGKWTIKEIIQHIIDTERIFAYRALHFSRNDQTELPGFDENSFADVVNPVANKRHLKDLLTELTIVRQATITLFKSYTPEDLLKSGIASENRMSVRALGFMVIGHQNHHVRVYKERYLS from the coding sequence ATGAAACCTACTGAATTAGATCCGTCGGAATACGCACCGTATTATCAGACTTACATCAATGCGCTGGATCCGGCAATCGACCTGATTGAGGAATTGGAAATAAGCTTGTACAGCACGATAAAGTTTATTCAGGATATTCCAATGGATAAATTTGACTATCGCTATGCGGAAGGAAAGTGGACCATTAAAGAAATTATTCAGCATATTATTGATACTGAAAGGATTTTTGCCTACCGTGCACTGCATTTTTCTAGAAATGATCAAACGGAATTACCCGGTTTCGATGAAAATAGTTTTGCTGATGTTGTGAATCCGGTGGCCAATAAACGTCATTTAAAAGACTTATTAACCGAATTAACGATTGTTCGTCAGGCTACAATTACACTTTTTAAAAGTTATACTCCGGAAGATCTTTTAAAATCAGGGATCGCATCTGAAAACCGCATGTCGGTCCGGGCGCTTGGTTTTATGGTTATCGGACACCAAAATCATCACGTAAGAGTTTATAAAGAACGTTACCTTTCCTAA
- a CDS encoding LTA synthase family protein, producing the protein MISRLKKLSPFYNLLLFYIISSVILRIVLLFHPITQAKFNFLDIIKIFGVGFLSDVFVFVIISSFLWLYLSFLSNSKFNKPWGYLIFGALVALLAYVSFGNTILNEYGGVLPEIGISFVAVKTVLFGALLFLPKYRSKIRLALFSFTIFIFVLCIIQNTVSEFFFWNEFGVRYNFIAVDYLVYTNTVIGNIMESYPVVPLFTGIGIIALLATWYIVKKSKNYLDNLPTFKEKIVITIGYVALFGIALLAIPSLAKLENSQNVFANELEANGSYRFFLAFKNSELDYFKFYTSIPENEAFALLDKQIPELNGNTMDRQITGNGSEARKNVVLITVESLSADFMKAYGNEQNITPFLDSLASQSLFFTNLYATGNRTVRGLEAVTLSLPPTAGESVVKRKDNKNKFSTGHIFQQKGYDVKYLYGGEAYFDNMGDFFGGNNYAIVDKSVFTPQEITFQNIWGVCDEDLYKKAIQVMNKEGQSDKPFFNHIMTVSNHRPFTYPDNRIDIPSDSKQREGGVKYTDYSLRQFFKAAEKQAWFKNTVFVIVADHCASSAGKTELPLDKYRIPAMIYAPGFITPGQNNILMSQIDLMPTLMGLLNFNYKSKFFGQDVLRAGYSPRAFIATYQDLGYIKDNTLTILSPVKKAKQFSLTLQPAAVPNTIPIYYEQQPLSGKRQELINESIAYYQIASYYLKQKLYNNNN; encoded by the coding sequence ATGATTTCACGCCTTAAAAAGTTATCCCCTTTTTACAATTTACTGTTATTTTATATTATATCAAGCGTTATTTTAAGAATAGTGCTGCTATTTCATCCGATAACACAGGCAAAATTTAACTTTTTAGATATTATAAAAATATTCGGTGTCGGTTTTTTATCTGATGTTTTTGTCTTTGTAATCATCAGTTCTTTTTTATGGCTTTATCTTTCCTTTTTATCCAATTCTAAATTTAATAAGCCCTGGGGGTACCTTATTTTCGGTGCTTTAGTCGCTTTATTAGCCTATGTTAGTTTTGGAAATACCATTTTAAACGAATACGGAGGTGTATTACCCGAAATCGGAATCAGTTTTGTAGCTGTAAAAACCGTATTATTCGGAGCGCTGTTATTTTTACCGAAATATCGTTCAAAAATACGATTAGCTCTTTTTTCCTTTACGATATTTATTTTTGTTTTATGTATTATCCAAAACACGGTAAGTGAATTTTTCTTTTGGAATGAATTCGGTGTTCGTTATAATTTTATTGCTGTTGATTATCTGGTTTATACCAATACCGTTATCGGTAATATTATGGAGTCCTATCCGGTTGTTCCGCTTTTTACAGGAATCGGTATTATAGCTTTATTAGCAACCTGGTATATCGTAAAAAAATCAAAAAACTACCTGGACAATTTACCTACTTTTAAAGAGAAAATAGTAATTACTATCGGTTATGTCGCTTTATTTGGTATCGCTTTATTGGCGATTCCATCGTTAGCCAAACTGGAAAACTCCCAAAATGTTTTTGCAAACGAATTAGAAGCTAACGGAAGCTATCGTTTCTTCTTAGCCTTTAAAAACAGTGAACTCGATTATTTTAAATTTTACACGAGTATTCCTGAAAACGAAGCTTTTGCTCTTTTAGACAAACAAATACCGGAATTAAACGGCAATACAATGGACCGACAGATAACCGGAAACGGATCGGAAGCCCGTAAAAATGTCGTTTTAATCACGGTAGAAAGCCTTAGTGCTGATTTTATGAAAGCCTATGGTAATGAACAGAATATTACACCATTTTTAGATTCATTAGCGTCTCAGAGTTTGTTTTTTACAAATCTTTATGCTACCGGAAACCGTACCGTTAGAGGATTAGAAGCAGTAACCTTATCCCTTCCTCCTACAGCAGGAGAAAGTGTTGTAAAACGAAAAGACAATAAAAATAAATTTTCAACCGGTCATATTTTCCAACAAAAAGGATATGATGTAAAATATTTATACGGAGGTGAAGCCTATTTTGATAATATGGGTGACTTTTTCGGAGGAAATAACTATGCCATTGTTGATAAATCCGTTTTTACACCTCAAGAGATTACATTTCAGAATATTTGGGGAGTTTGTGATGAGGATTTATACAAAAAAGCGATCCAGGTAATGAATAAAGAAGGACAGAGCGACAAGCCGTTCTTTAATCATATCATGACGGTTAGTAATCACCGACCTTTTACGTATCCGGATAATAGAATCGATATCCCTTCCGATTCAAAACAACGGGAAGGTGGTGTAAAATATACGGACTATTCTTTACGTCAATTCTTTAAAGCAGCTGAAAAACAAGCCTGGTTTAAAAATACTGTTTTTGTGATTGTAGCTGATCATTGTGCTTCAAGTGCCGGAAAAACAGAACTTCCGTTAGATAAATACCGAATTCCGGCGATGATTTATGCTCCGGGATTTATTACACCGGGACAAAATAACATATTAATGTCTCAAATAGACTTAATGCCGACTTTAATGGGCTTGCTTAATTTTAACTATAAAAGTAAATTCTTCGGACAAGATGTATTGCGTGCCGGGTATAGTCCGAGAGCTTTTATTGCAACGTATCAGGATTTAGGTTATATTAAAGACAATACCCTAACGATACTGTCGCCGGTAAAAAAAGCAAAACAGTTTTCATTGACACTTCAGCCGGCAGCTGTGCCGAATACAATACCAATCTATTACGAACAGCAACCGCTTTCCGGTAAACGTCAGGAATTAATAAATGAGAGTATTGCTTATTATCAGATTGCTTCTTATTATTTGAAACAAAAATTATACAACAACAATAATTAA
- a CDS encoding diacylglycerol/lipid kinase family protein, whose translation MKYIHFIVNPISGKGKHKITKKDLELFFPPESYELVVEYSEYKKHAIALTRDAVAKKPDIIVACGGDGTIHEVASGLVNTDIVLGILPVGSGNGLASNLNISKDFKKAVDTIKNGSYSAIDVGMVNGRHYFFSNMGIGIDAQIIRKYESMPTRNLSSYVKASLLSALKYKPNKIKVDCNGQTFETTPMLFFISNSNEMGYNMSLTPKASLQDGFLDFLVVPKLNIFEQMYFGALVLMNKTDTFKKANSQLVKEINVEISNQNSTPMQLDGEYYDLNNNILKISILQESLKVVV comes from the coding sequence ATGAAATACATTCACTTTATTGTTAATCCTATTTCAGGAAAAGGTAAACATAAGATCACGAAAAAGGATCTTGAACTTTTTTTTCCGCCAGAATCGTATGAACTTGTTGTAGAATATTCGGAATACAAAAAACATGCTATTGCGCTAACTCGTGATGCGGTTGCAAAAAAACCGGATATTATTGTTGCCTGTGGTGGTGACGGTACAATTCACGAAGTGGCTTCCGGATTGGTCAATACTGACATTGTACTGGGAATCTTACCGGTAGGATCCGGAAACGGATTGGCTTCAAACCTAAATATCTCCAAAGATTTTAAAAAAGCGGTCGATACAATTAAAAACGGTTCCTATTCTGCAATTGATGTAGGAATGGTTAACGGACGTCATTATTTCTTTAGTAATATGGGAATTGGAATCGACGCACAGATCATTCGTAAATATGAAAGCATGCCAACGCGTAACCTTTCTTCTTATGTAAAGGCATCTTTATTATCGGCACTTAAATACAAACCGAATAAAATTAAGGTTGATTGTAACGGCCAAACTTTTGAAACAACGCCAATGTTGTTTTTTATATCCAATTCAAACGAAATGGGATACAATATGAGTCTGACGCCAAAAGCGAGTCTTCAGGATGGTTTTTTAGACTTTCTTGTTGTTCCTAAATTAAATATTTTTGAGCAAATGTATTTCGGTGCTTTGGTATTAATGAATAAAACCGATACGTTTAAAAAAGCAAATAGCCAGCTTGTAAAAGAGATCAATGTAGAAATTTCCAACCAAAATAGCACACCAATGCAATTGGATGGTGAGTATTATGATTTAAATAACAATATACTAAAAATAAGTATATTACAAGAGTCACTTAAAGTTGTTGTTTAG
- the hisG gene encoding ATP phosphoribosyltransferase: MSTLKIALQKSGRLSDESLGLLKKCGLSIENGNGQLNTRALNFPLEVLLLRNSDIPKCLIDGVADLAIVGKNLLLEKGFSLEKIVPLGFSKCRVSVAVPQSFSFESIQDLNGLRIATSYPETTANFFKSQNIDIELHSISGSVEIAPNIGLADAIVDIVSTGDTLAKNNLKEVLIILESEAVLVVSPKIKPEAKAILDKFLFRVESVLRASQSKYLMMNIPNDKVKEVSTILPVLKSPTVVPLDLEGWSSLQTVINETAFWDVIDQLRLIGAQDILVCPIEKIAL, encoded by the coding sequence ATGAGTACATTAAAAATTGCCCTTCAAAAATCGGGCAGATTAAGCGATGAAAGCCTCGGCTTACTTAAAAAATGTGGCCTTTCAATTGAAAACGGAAACGGCCAGTTAAACACCAGAGCACTTAATTTTCCTTTAGAAGTGCTGCTATTACGAAATTCGGATATTCCCAAATGCCTGATCGATGGTGTAGCTGATTTGGCTATTGTCGGCAAAAACCTATTACTTGAAAAGGGATTCTCTTTAGAGAAAATAGTACCGTTAGGCTTTTCAAAATGCAGAGTTTCTGTAGCCGTTCCGCAAAGCTTTTCTTTTGAATCCATTCAGGATCTTAACGGATTGCGAATTGCAACTTCGTATCCGGAAACAACCGCCAATTTTTTTAAATCACAAAACATTGATATTGAACTTCATTCTATTTCAGGATCGGTTGAGATTGCACCTAATATCGGATTAGCGGATGCTATAGTTGATATTGTTTCTACCGGTGATACATTGGCTAAAAACAACCTGAAAGAAGTGCTGATTATATTGGAAAGCGAAGCCGTTTTAGTGGTTTCTCCTAAGATTAAACCGGAAGCTAAAGCCATTTTAGATAAATTTCTGTTTCGTGTAGAATCGGTTTTACGAGCTTCTCAGTCGAAATACCTGATGATGAATATTCCGAATGATAAAGTAAAGGAAGTCAGTACCATTTTACCGGTTTTAAAAAGTCCGACCGTAGTTCCGCTTGATCTTGAAGGATGGAGTAGTCTACAAACGGTGATCAACGAAACGGCTTTTTGGGATGTCATTGATCAACTTCGACTAATTGGCGCTCAGGATATATTGGTTTGTCCCATTGAAAAAATTGCTTTATGA
- the hisD gene encoding histidinol dehydrogenase, with translation MKIIENPSQNIWSELIKRPLQNYETIETTVKLIFKEIATKGDAAVLKYTNLFDGVKLTDLKATKEEISEADQLVSAELKAAIQLAKRNIESFHIAQKTDPVAIETMPGVRCWLEKKPIQKVGLYVPGGSAPLFSTVLMLAIPAQLAGCKEIVLCTPPDKTGKINPAILYAAQICGVTTIIKSGGIQAIAAMALGTETIPKVYKIFGPGNQFVTCAKQFATQFGTAIDMPAGPSELLVFADKTANASFVAADLLSQAEHGKDSQVVLVTTDQLFLNKAVSEITKQLENLSRKAIIKEALQNARFIYLEKETDALDFINEYAPEHFIICARNAALFTEGIQNAGSVFVGNYTPESAGDYASGTNHTLPTNGFSKSYSGVNLDSFLKTISFQQITAAGIQNIGESIAVMAEAEGLDAHKNAVSIRIKTIQNEANGD, from the coding sequence ATGAAAATAATAGAGAATCCATCGCAAAATATATGGTCGGAATTGATAAAACGTCCGTTACAGAATTACGAAACGATTGAAACCACTGTAAAGCTGATATTTAAAGAAATCGCAACAAAAGGTGATGCAGCAGTTTTAAAATACACCAACTTATTTGACGGTGTAAAACTTACTGATCTTAAAGCAACTAAGGAAGAAATATCCGAAGCGGATCAATTGGTTTCAGCTGAATTAAAAGCTGCAATACAATTAGCAAAACGAAATATTGAAAGTTTTCATATCGCACAGAAAACTGATCCGGTAGCAATTGAAACCATGCCCGGCGTAAGATGTTGGCTGGAGAAAAAACCGATTCAAAAGGTGGGATTATATGTTCCGGGCGGTTCAGCTCCTTTATTCTCAACGGTATTAATGTTGGCTATTCCGGCACAATTAGCAGGTTGTAAAGAGATTGTACTTTGCACGCCGCCTGATAAAACCGGTAAAATCAACCCGGCGATCCTTTATGCGGCTCAGATTTGCGGTGTTACAACGATTATAAAATCAGGAGGAATACAAGCAATTGCGGCAATGGCATTAGGAACGGAAACAATCCCGAAAGTATATAAAATTTTCGGTCCCGGAAATCAGTTTGTAACCTGTGCCAAACAATTTGCAACTCAATTCGGAACGGCAATCGATATGCCTGCCGGACCATCGGAATTACTTGTATTTGCTGATAAAACGGCTAATGCTTCTTTTGTGGCAGCCGATTTATTAAGTCAGGCGGAACACGGTAAAGATAGTCAGGTTGTTTTGGTTACTACCGATCAACTGTTTTTAAATAAGGCGGTGTCTGAAATTACAAAACAACTCGAAAATTTATCCCGTAAGGCTATTATAAAAGAAGCACTTCAGAATGCACGGTTTATTTATTTGGAGAAAGAAACGGATGCATTAGACTTTATAAATGAATATGCGCCGGAACACTTTATTATATGTGCCCGAAATGCGGCTCTTTTTACAGAAGGAATCCAAAATGCCGGCTCTGTATTTGTAGGGAATTATACGCCGGAAAGTGCCGGTGATTACGCATCCGGAACGAATCATACACTACCTACAAACGGGTTTTCAAAAAGCTATAGCGGAGTGAACCTGGATAGTTTTTTAAAAACGATCAGTTTTCAGCAAATAACAGCAGCAGGAATACAAAATATAGGGGAGAGTATAGCTGTAATGGCCGAAGCCGAAGGTCTGGATGCGCATAAAAATGCGGTAAGTATTCGAATAAAAACGATACAAAATGAAGCTAATGGAGATTAA